One stretch of Hymenobacter sublimis DNA includes these proteins:
- a CDS encoding DUF6122 family protein, with amino-acid sequence MLHAFLHITVPGLYALAFHRPHWRRVWAVLASALLLDLDHLWATPFYDPDRCSINFHTFHTYWAIGGYVLLLLPARTRIWAVGFLLHMVLDYTECWQRGIYLP; translated from the coding sequence ATGCTGCACGCCTTTCTGCATATCACGGTGCCAGGGCTCTACGCCCTGGCCTTTCACCGCCCCCACTGGCGGCGGGTGTGGGCGGTGCTGGCCAGTGCCCTGCTGCTCGACCTGGACCACCTCTGGGCGACTCCTTTCTACGACCCGGACCGCTGCAGCATCAACTTCCACACCTTTCACACCTACTGGGCCATCGGCGGCTACGTGCTACTGCTGCTACCCGCCCGCACGCGCATCTGGGCCGTGGGCTTCCTGCTGCACATGGTGCTGGACTACACCGAATGCTGGCAGCGCGGCATTTACCTGCCTTAA
- a CDS encoding helix-turn-helix domain-containing protein — MPNRSASASPTTVLYIKHMVCARGIRVVRQELEGLGLQVLDVRLGAATVAGEPEDLDWPRLRATLEAARFALLETFHQTLVERVSVAVNRLLREPGESLRHRAFGAAVARELDLTYGQLSAAFARLVGDKTLAAYILSQRLAYAQELLLSSSLSVGLIARHLGYTSLAHFSGQFRRLARCSPSAYRRLLRAERAPVVGEEAPNHAREED, encoded by the coding sequence ATGCCTAATCGCTCCGCTTCTGCTTCGCCCACCACTGTGCTTTACATCAAGCACATGGTGTGCGCGCGCGGTATCCGGGTGGTTCGGCAGGAGCTGGAAGGGCTGGGCTTGCAGGTGCTCGACGTGCGCCTGGGGGCCGCCACGGTCGCCGGAGAGCCGGAAGACCTGGACTGGCCCCGCCTGCGGGCCACGCTGGAAGCAGCCCGGTTTGCGCTGCTCGAAACCTTTCACCAGACCCTGGTGGAACGGGTCAGCGTGGCCGTGAACCGCCTGTTGCGCGAGCCCGGCGAAAGCCTGCGGCACCGGGCATTCGGGGCGGCGGTGGCCCGTGAGCTGGACCTGACGTACGGGCAGCTGAGCGCGGCCTTTGCCCGCTTGGTGGGCGATAAGACGCTGGCGGCCTACATCCTGAGTCAGCGCCTGGCTTATGCGCAGGAGCTGCTGCTTTCTTCCTCCCTGAGCGTGGGCCTAATTGCCCGGCACCTGGGCTACACCAGCCTGGCGCACTTCTCCGGCCAATTCCGGCGCTTGGCCCGCTGTTCGCCTTCCGCATATCGTCGGCTGCTGCGGGCCGAAAGGGCTCCGGTGGTAGGGGAGGAGGCCCCAAATCATGCAAGGGAAGAAGACTAA
- a CDS encoding four-helix bundle copper-binding protein, producing MHTQNQSLLDALNACIAACEHCATACLQEDNVKMMARCVLLDRDCADICALTARFTARGSEHAAHLLRECAEICKACADECEKHGAHSEHCRQCAEACRRCEQACRQGIAA from the coding sequence ATGCATACCCAAAACCAAAGCCTGCTCGACGCCCTCAATGCCTGTATCGCCGCCTGTGAGCATTGTGCTACGGCCTGCCTGCAGGAAGACAACGTGAAGATGATGGCCCGCTGCGTGCTGTTGGACCGCGACTGTGCCGACATCTGCGCCCTCACCGCCCGCTTCACTGCCCGCGGCTCGGAGCACGCCGCCCATCTGCTACGCGAGTGCGCTGAAATCTGCAAGGCCTGCGCCGACGAGTGCGAGAAGCACGGCGCTCACTCCGAGCACTGCCGCCAGTGCGCCGAGGCCTGCCGCCGCTGCGAGCAGGCCTGCCGCCAGGGCATTGCTGCTTAA
- a CDS encoding heavy-metal-associated domain-containing protein yields the protein MKTLQFNTNINCGGCIKAVTPTLNGEKAIASWQVDTANPNKVLTVTGDVTEEQVLALVEDAGFKAEKA from the coding sequence ATGAAAACGCTCCAATTCAACACCAACATCAACTGCGGCGGCTGCATCAAAGCCGTAACGCCCACCCTCAACGGCGAGAAGGCGATTGCCTCCTGGCAGGTCGACACGGCCAACCCCAACAAGGTGCTCACCGTGACCGGCGACGTGACCGAGGAGCAGGTGCTGGCGCTCGTAGAAGATGCCGGCTTCAAGGCTGAAAAGGCCTAG
- a CDS encoding DUF2231 domain-containing protein has protein sequence MFSDFPNLHPLVVHLPIVLILLAAALQALLVFKDWPQVRWIALAVMAGGFAGAVAASTVFHAAAIGLSPRAAAVYAAHEQFAGYTTWLSGITLLLAGIGFYFKVQRRAYEVLVLVAAVAAAGALSVAGHRGAQLVYVEGVGPKGNLLDKSHGHGGEDAMPGMDMPASEADAHNEELGPSDGTRPPSVATPGTSPASMEGMNMGPGPQAAQLGQRRQPMEQMEGMNMPTQRRGGQPQPAPAGRAAQQGAMADMPGMNMPGMRTQRPSGQGSPRKAPPAPMDMGNMPGMDMGPARSKNTSPSKPAIGTMKGMENMPGMQPAGGQKPVTTRQQMDDMSGMPGMKKGEAMPGMGDRKGMEKPGTGAMPGMPGIAMPSSPMDKYRFEDNNPARSTPKRDK, from the coding sequence ATGTTTTCAGATTTTCCCAATCTGCACCCCCTGGTGGTGCACTTGCCCATTGTCCTGATACTGCTGGCTGCGGCATTGCAGGCCCTGCTGGTATTCAAGGACTGGCCCCAGGTGCGCTGGATTGCCTTGGCCGTGATGGCTGGGGGCTTTGCCGGGGCGGTGGCGGCCAGCACCGTGTTTCATGCGGCGGCAATTGGCCTTTCGCCCCGGGCAGCGGCCGTGTACGCGGCCCACGAGCAGTTCGCCGGCTACACCACCTGGCTCTCGGGCATCACGCTGCTATTGGCCGGCATCGGGTTTTACTTTAAGGTGCAGCGCCGGGCCTACGAGGTGCTGGTGCTGGTGGCAGCCGTGGCGGCGGCCGGCGCGCTTTCCGTGGCCGGGCACCGAGGTGCGCAGCTGGTGTACGTCGAGGGCGTGGGTCCCAAGGGCAACCTGCTCGATAAAAGCCACGGCCACGGCGGGGAGGATGCCATGCCCGGCATGGACATGCCGGCTTCCGAAGCGGACGCCCACAACGAGGAGCTTGGCCCAAGCGACGGGACTCGCCCACCATCAGTGGCTACGCCAGGTACCTCCCCGGCCAGCATGGAAGGCATGAACATGGGCCCCGGCCCGCAGGCCGCCCAGCTAGGTCAGCGCCGTCAACCCATGGAACAAATGGAAGGCATGAACATGCCCACCCAACGGCGCGGCGGCCAACCGCAGCCGGCGCCGGCAGGACGGGCCGCCCAGCAGGGAGCCATGGCCGATATGCCGGGGATGAACATGCCCGGGATGCGTACGCAACGTCCCTCCGGCCAAGGCAGCCCGCGCAAAGCGCCGCCCGCCCCGATGGACATGGGCAACATGCCCGGCATGGACATGGGTCCTGCCCGCTCGAAAAACACCTCCCCAAGCAAACCCGCCATAGGTACTATGAAAGGCATGGAAAACATGCCCGGCATGCAGCCCGCCGGCGGCCAAAAGCCTGTGACAACGCGCCAGCAGATGGACGATATGTCCGGAATGCCGGGCATGAAAAAGGGCGAGGCTATGCCCGGTATGGGCGATAGGAAGGGAATGGAGAAGCCCGGAACGGGCGCCATGCCGGGCATGCCGGGAATAGCCATGCCCAGCAGCCCCATGGATAAGTACCGGTTCGAGGACAACAACCCGGCCCGCAGCACCCCCAAACGCGACAAGTAA